The window AATGTGTCAGAATGCAGTAGATGGAGAAGTGGAGGATTATGCAGTACAGTTGAAACCATGCAGTACGGAAACCCCAAAAGGATTTACAGTCAATACTATAACCCATAATTCTGCAATGGTTAGCTGGACGGCAGCAACGAACAATCTTACCTATCTTTTACAATATAGAGTAGAAGGAACGCCTACGTGGACTGATGTATACGTTACGGGTGTTCAACATACACTGAATAACCTGCTGCCATCTACTACTTATGAAGTACAGCTTGCAGCAAATTGTGGAAAGACACCAGGAGTATTTACATCGGTTAAAACATTCATTACAAGGTGTGATCCTGCTCCTCCAAGTGTTGTTGTAGGTAATATTACAACTAATTCTGCAGTGGTTACCTGGAATCCGGCAGTAGTAAATGTAAAGTATAAATTGAGATGGAGAAAAGTAGGGGGTACAGGTTGGCCGAACCCTGAGATTAATCTTCCTACTGCATCCATAAACAACTATACATTAGCGGGGCTAGATCCTTATACAACCTATGAAGTACAGATTGCCAGTCAATGTGCTAATGAGACTATATGGAACTCTTATTCAAACTCTGTGGTATTTACAACGGAAAGAACCTGCGAAATTCCACCACCGGGATTAACAATCGCTCAGCTATTCCCTACATCGGCAGAAATTAAATGGGATTCTTTCCCTGGAGCAACTTATATTCTCAAATATAGAAGAGTAGGAGTTATAAGTTGGACAACTATCCCGGTGGCTACTAATACTTATACATTAACAGGCCTATTGGAACTTACAAAATATGAAATGCAAGTGGCCAATGTCTGTAGTGGAACAACCGGTTCATTTACACTACCTTATTATTTTACCACTCCTACTGTAACATATTGTAAAATGGTATCAGGAAGTGCTGCAAGTGAATATATTGCTAAAGTAACCGTAAGACCCAATGGTAAAGCGGTTATGGAAAATGCTTCAGGAGCTTCAACATATACGAATTATTCAGGAGTTCCAAAAGCCTTTATCGAATTGATTCAAGGATCTACAGATAATGAAATAATCATTGAAAAAAAATGGACAGGAACCAATCATAATGAAGGAATTGCGGTATGGATAGACTTCAACAGAAATGGTGAATTTGATATTGATGAAAGAATATTCACTTCTGCACCTAATACTACAAGCCCTGTTACAGGCAAGTTCAATGTGCCGGCAGATGCTTTTGTAAGTACAACAGATTACAAATATGTAGTAATGCGGGTAGCGATGCAGAGAGACGGTATTCCAGTCAACTGTATGAATTTTAATAATGGTGAAGTAGAAGATTATTCTATAAGGATATCTAGAAAATATAATCCTAACCTTCTTAATCAGACTGATATTCTCATTTATCCTAATCCTGTGAGCTCAATATTATATGTGAAAAATATAAGCAAAAAAGCAAAGTATAAGATTTATAATACGGCAGGGCAGATTGTTGCAGAAAGTATTATATTGAATAATCAGCTAAATGTAAGCAGGCTTATCAATGGCGTTTATGTGATAGATATTGATGATAACGGAAATATGGCACAGAAAAAGTTTATTAAGGAATAACCTATATTGAAAAAAGCCCTCTTAAAATGAGGGCTTTTTATTTAAAAGGTAGTGAAAATTCTAACCATTTATTATTCAATAGCAAAGATGACTTTTTCTGTCTGTTCTTTTAGCTCTTCCAGATTGGTGTTATTGTAAATGATACAGTCCGCCACTTTGATCTTATCCCTTTCAGGCATTTGCTTTTCCATAACAGCCTCTACTTCACGGTAGGTTTTGTTATCTCTGTCCATTACCCTTTTGATTCTGATATTATCCTCTGCAGTTACCAGAAGAGACTTATAGCATTGTCTGTTAAGTCTTAATTCAAATAATAATGCAGTTTCTTTAAAAACCAGATATTTGGTCTGTTTCTTTACCCATTGTTCAAAATCAATACGTACAGCAGGATGAATGATTTCATTCAGCTGCTGAAGAAGATCTTTATTATTGAAAACTTTACCTGCTACAAACTTTCTATCGTATTGGCCGTTTTCATCATAAGCTTCTTCACCCAGAAGTTCTTTGATCTTAATTTTTAGTTCTTCACTGTCATTTACAATATCTTTTGCCCGGTCATCAGAATAATAAACCGGAAAGCCAAATTCTTCAATGTATTTGGCAACTGTAGTTTTTCCTGAGCCAATTCCTCCCGTTAGACCAATGATCTTGGGTGCGGGCGGCTCTGCCTGTTGGCCCTCTGAATGTAATTCTTCCATAATTAAAAATTAATAACCAAAAACATCATTAAAACTGAACGTTTCGTCAATCCTTACTCCTTTTTCAGTCATTTTAAGACTAGCTAGCTCATGATGAGCATCATGTTCAAAGAATAATAAATATTCATTATCTACACACTGTTTCAGGAATTTTCCTTTTTCTTCCAGTGTTAAAAGAGGTCTTGTATCATATCCCATTACATATACCTGATTGATGTGGCCTGCGGTAGGAATAAGGTCTGCAGCAAAAACAACTGTTTTTTCCTGATACTGGATTACCGGGAGCATTTGCTTTTCCGTATGTCCGTCTACAAAAATGACATCCATTTTAAGATCAGGAGCAAAACCATAATTTCCGGTGGTAGGAAGCGGTAAAAAGTTCAGCTGCCCGCTTTCTTGCATAGGCATGATGTTTTCTTTCAAAAAGCTTGCTTTTTCCCTTGCATTTGGTTCTGTTGCCCATTGCCAGTGGTTTTCATTCGTCCAGAAATGAGCGTTTTTAAAAGCAGGCCTGTATCCTGTTCTGTCATCATTCCATTCTATAGCGCCACCACAGTGGTCAAAGTGAAGGTGAGTAAGGAATACATCTGTAATATCTTCCTTTACAAAACCATATTTTTTTAAATTTTTATCTAAAGTATCATCTCCCCAAAGCGAATAATGCCCGAAGAATTTATCATCCTGCTTGTTTCCCAGGCCGCAATCTACCAGGATCAGTTTTTTTCCATCTTCTATAAGCAGGGAACGGGTTCCCAACTCGATTAGGTTTTTTTCGTCTGCAGGATTTGTTTTTTCCCACAGACTCTTTGGGACGACGCCAAACATAGCACCGCCATCCAGTTTAAATTTTCCACATTGTATTGGATATAACTTCATATATATTTTGATTTATTTCTTTATTAATTTCATTTTCTCAGCAATTTTCTGAGCCTGGGCATCCGATTGTTCCAGTTGTGAAATGATATTGTTAAAATCATTTTCCTTCCGGTTCTGAGAAAGTTTTTGTTTGATGAATATTTCCGTTGGAATTACTTTAATCCCAAAAGCTCCTTTCATTTCCTTTTCTACAAATTCCCTTCCCATATCTTTTACCATCATGGGACATTGCTGAAAATTTTCATATTTCGTAGTTAACTTGTCCAGATGAGCATATAATTCATCCTGATTCATCAGCTCAACTTTTCCATAGATCTGTACCGCTTCATAATTCCATGTGGAAACATTAATGTGATCATACCAGCTGCTGGAAATGTAAGTATGGGCGCCTAAAAAATCACACAATACTTCATCACCGTTTTTCAGGGTTTTGGCCTGTGGATTAGCTCTGGAAATATGAGTTTCAATATAAGAATTTTCCGGATCATTTTCATTCAGCATCATCATGGAATGTGTAGCACGAATTTTATCAACAGAAGAAATGAGCAATGCAAAAGAATTCTCTTTGATAATTTCTCTCATCACATCCAGATCTTCGCTTCTATACAATTTAGGAACAAACATAAACTAACAACTATTCTTTTAAATCTTAAACTCAAAACTTTGAACCAAAAACCTTCAACTAAAAAAGTTCTCCCGGATTTCTTGGTCTTGAAATATTTAAATGCTGATACGCCTTATCAGTAACCTCTCTACCTCTCGGCGTCCTGATAATAAACCCTTCCTGAATCAAAAAAGGTTCATACACTTCCTCCAGCGTTTCCGGATTTTCTCCGATGGATGTTGCCAAAGCAGAAATTCCAACCGGTTTTCCCTTGAAGTTTTCAATCATAACACGCATGATCTTATTATCCATTTCATCTAATCCAAACTCATCTACATTTAAAGAATCCAGAGCATATTTGGTAATCTTGATCTCAATCTCACCATTTCCTTTAATTTCAGCAAAGTCACGCACTCTTCTCAATAAAGCGTTGGCAATTCTTGGAGTTCCACGGCTTCTTCTGGCAATCTCAATAGCAGCATCTTCATAAATGGCTACTCCTAGAACTCGTGCGCTCCTCTGAATAATTGTTGATAAAAGTTCAATAGAGTAGTACTCCAGCCTGCTTTGAATACCAAATCTGGCAAGCATTGGTTTCGTCAGCATGCCGCTTCTGGTGGTTGCCCCCACTAGGGTGAAAGGATTCAGTCCGATTTGTACACTTCTGGCATTAGGACCTGTTTCCAGCATAATATCAATCTTATAGTCTTCCATTGCCGAATACAGATATTCTTCCACAACCGGAGAAAGGCGGTGAATCTCATCAATGAAAAGAACGTCATTTTCTTCCAGATTGGTTAATAAACCAGCTAAACTTCCCGGTTTATCCAATACAGGACCTGAAGTAATCTTACAGTTTACTCCAAGTTCATTGGCTATAATGTTGGCTAACGTTGTTTTCCCCAAACCTGGTGGGCCATGTAAAAGGACATGATCCAGTGCACCGCCTCGTCTTTTGGCAGCCGTCACAAAAACCTCAAGATTTTCCAGCGTCTTTCTCTGTCCCGCAAAATCTTTAAAGCTTTGGGGACGAATTTGTTCTTCCTGCATCAACTCCTCTCGAGAGTA of the Chryseobacterium capnotolerans genome contains:
- the coaE gene encoding dephospho-CoA kinase (Dephospho-CoA kinase (CoaE) performs the final step in coenzyme A biosynthesis.) — protein: MEELHSEGQQAEPPAPKIIGLTGGIGSGKTTVAKYIEEFGFPVYYSDDRAKDIVNDSEELKIKIKELLGEEAYDENGQYDRKFVAGKVFNNKDLLQQLNEIIHPAVRIDFEQWVKKQTKYLVFKETALLFELRLNRQCYKSLLVTAEDNIRIKRVMDRDNKTYREVEAVMEKQMPERDKIKVADCIIYNNTNLEELKEQTEKVIFAIE
- a CDS encoding MBL fold metallo-hydrolase; this encodes MKLYPIQCGKFKLDGGAMFGVVPKSLWEKTNPADEKNLIELGTRSLLIEDGKKLILVDCGLGNKQDDKFFGHYSLWGDDTLDKNLKKYGFVKEDITDVFLTHLHFDHCGGAIEWNDDRTGYRPAFKNAHFWTNENHWQWATEPNAREKASFLKENIMPMQESGQLNFLPLPTTGNYGFAPDLKMDVIFVDGHTEKQMLPVIQYQEKTVVFAADLIPTAGHINQVYVMGYDTRPLLTLEEKGKFLKQCVDNEYLLFFEHDAHHELASLKMTEKGVRIDETFSFNDVFGY
- a CDS encoding FMN-binding negative transcriptional regulator encodes the protein MFVPKLYRSEDLDVMREIIKENSFALLISSVDKIRATHSMMMLNENDPENSYIETHISRANPQAKTLKNGDEVLCDFLGAHTYISSSWYDHINVSTWNYEAVQIYGKVELMNQDELYAHLDKLTTKYENFQQCPMMVKDMGREFVEKEMKGAFGIKVIPTEIFIKQKLSQNRKENDFNNIISQLEQSDAQAQKIAEKMKLIKK
- the ruvB gene encoding Holliday junction branch migration DNA helicase RuvB, which codes for MPDFLHPDKDNYSREELMQEEQIRPQSFKDFAGQRKTLENLEVFVTAAKRRGGALDHVLLHGPPGLGKTTLANIIANELGVNCKITSGPVLDKPGSLAGLLTNLEENDVLFIDEIHRLSPVVEEYLYSAMEDYKIDIMLETGPNARSVQIGLNPFTLVGATTRSGMLTKPMLARFGIQSRLEYYSIELLSTIIQRSARVLGVAIYEDAAIEIARRSRGTPRIANALLRRVRDFAEIKGNGEIEIKITKYALDSLNVDEFGLDEMDNKIMRVMIENFKGKPVGISALATSIGENPETLEEVYEPFLIQEGFIIRTPRGREVTDKAYQHLNISRPRNPGELF